In Elusimicrobiota bacterium, one genomic interval encodes:
- the groL gene encoding chaperonin GroEL (60 kDa chaperone family; promotes refolding of misfolded polypeptides especially under stressful conditions; forms two stacked rings of heptamers to form a barrel-shaped 14mer; ends can be capped by GroES; misfolded proteins enter the barrel where they are refolded when GroES binds), whose protein sequence is MAKQLKYQDEASRAIKSGVDKLANAVRVTMGPKGRYVVLDKKFGSPTITNDGVTIAKEIELEDPFENMGAQLVREVASKTNDVAGDGTTTATVLAQAIITEGLRNITAGANAIHIKRGIDKAVDLVVKSIKAASKPVKDQEIEQIAIISANDREIGKLIADAMKTVGKDGVITVEEGKSAITEIDKVQGMKFDRGYVSPYFITDPERMETVLEDCSVIITDKKVSALNEMLPFLEKFLQAGNRPFLLVAEEIDGEALATLVVNKLQGRLKCAAVKAPGFGDRRKEMLQDIAILTGGKVISEELGVKFEKAEITMIGSAKRIVVDKENTLIVDGGGDKKEVEKRVNQIRKQIEDTTSDYDKEKLQERLAKLVGGVALIKAGASTETEMKAKKFKIEDAMHATRAGVEEGIVAGGGIALLRAADALDKTKGDDADEQTGINIVRKALEQPVRQIAENAGVEGSVVVDKIRASSDPNFGLNAETLQYGDLLKQGVVDPAKVVRTALQNAASIGGLLLTTEVLVTDIPEKKAGAPSGMPNPAEMY, encoded by the coding sequence ATGGCTAAGCAATTGAAATATCAGGACGAAGCCAGTCGCGCCATTAAATCGGGCGTCGACAAGCTCGCCAATGCCGTACGGGTCACCATGGGCCCCAAGGGCCGCTACGTGGTGCTCGACAAGAAATTCGGCTCGCCCACCATCACCAATGATGGCGTGACGATCGCCAAGGAAATTGAACTGGAAGACCCGTTTGAAAACATGGGCGCCCAGCTCGTGCGGGAAGTGGCTTCGAAGACGAACGACGTGGCTGGTGACGGAACCACCACGGCGACCGTGCTCGCGCAGGCCATTATCACCGAAGGTCTCCGCAACATTACGGCCGGCGCCAACGCGATACACATCAAGCGCGGGATCGACAAAGCGGTGGATCTGGTTGTGAAAAGCATCAAGGCGGCGTCCAAACCGGTGAAGGATCAGGAGATCGAACAAATCGCCATCATTTCGGCGAATGATCGCGAAATTGGAAAACTTATCGCGGATGCAATGAAGACAGTGGGCAAGGACGGCGTTATTACGGTGGAGGAAGGCAAATCCGCCATTACCGAAATCGACAAAGTCCAGGGCATGAAGTTCGACCGCGGCTACGTGAGCCCCTATTTCATCACGGACCCGGAGCGGATGGAAACCGTTCTGGAAGACTGCTCCGTGATCATCACGGACAAGAAGGTCAGCGCGCTCAATGAAATGCTGCCTTTCCTCGAGAAGTTCCTGCAGGCTGGCAACCGGCCTTTCCTGCTCGTCGCGGAGGAAATCGATGGTGAAGCGCTCGCGACGCTCGTCGTGAACAAACTGCAGGGTCGCTTGAAGTGCGCGGCCGTTAAAGCTCCGGGCTTTGGCGATCGCCGCAAGGAAATGCTTCAGGACATCGCCATTCTCACCGGCGGCAAGGTCATTTCCGAAGAGCTGGGCGTCAAGTTTGAAAAGGCCGAGATCACCATGATCGGCAGCGCCAAGCGTATCGTCGTCGATAAAGAGAACACCCTGATCGTCGATGGCGGCGGGGATAAAAAGGAAGTGGAGAAGCGCGTCAACCAGATCCGCAAACAGATCGAAGACACCACCTCCGACTACGACAAAGAAAAGCTCCAGGAGCGCCTGGCGAAGCTCGTAGGCGGTGTGGCCTTGATCAAGGCGGGCGCTTCCACTGAAACCGAAATGAAGGCGAAGAAATTCAAGATTGAAGACGCCATGCACGCGACCCGCGCGGGTGTTGAAGAGGGCATTGTAGCCGGCGGAGGCATTGCGCTTCTGCGGGCGGCTGATGCGCTCGACAAGACCAAGGGGGATGACGCAGACGAGCAGACGGGCATCAACATCGTCCGTAAGGCGCTCGAGCAGCCGGTCCGGCAGATCGCCGAGAACGCGGGGGTTGAAGGCTCCGTTGTTGTGGACAAAATCCGCGCTTCCAGCGACCCGAACTTCGGGCTCAACGCCGAGACGCTCCAGTACGGCGACCTGCTCAAACAGGGTGTTGTCGATCCGGCCAAGGTGGTGCGCACCGCGTTGCAGAACGCGGCCTCCATCGGGGGCCTGCTTCTGACCACGGAAGTCCTTGTCACGGACATCCCGGAAAAGAAAGCCGGCGCGCCTTCGGGCATGCCCAACCCGGCGGAAATGTATTAA
- the groES gene encoding co-chaperone GroES, which translates to MAVAASVNLRPLGDRVLVKAVEKKDEMRGGLIIPDTAKEKPQEGEIIAAGKGKIGDDGKLIPMDVKAGDRILYGKYSGTEVKIDGQEYLIMHQDDILGIVA; encoded by the coding sequence ATGGCCGTAGCTGCATCCGTTAATTTGAGACCGCTGGGCGACCGCGTACTCGTCAAGGCTGTTGAGAAAAAAGACGAAATGCGTGGAGGGTTGATTATCCCGGACACCGCGAAAGAGAAGCCCCAGGAAGGCGAAATCATCGCCGCCGGCAAGGGCAAAATCGGGGACGATGGAAAGCTGATCCCGATGGATGTCAAAGCGGGGGACCGGATTCTGTATGGGAAATACTCGGGAACCGAAGTGAAGATCGATGGTCAGGAATATCTCATCATGCACCAGGACGATATCCTGGGCATTGTCGCATAA
- the proB gene encoding glutamate 5-kinase, protein MNLKRLVVKVGTSLVARKEGLLDQERLARFARELSEVRKQGVDVVLVTSGAIAAGMGELGWKKRPSELSKKQAAAAVGQPRLMESYRYYFRQEGVSVAQVLLTREDFENRTRRENARATLFTLFKAGVIPIINENDTVAVEEIRVGDNDTLAALVAIQVKADLLVLFTDVDGLMTVHPQDGPGELIPLVDKVNAHIEAIAHAVPGTEGGTGGMSTKIRAAKLATRQGVTLVIANGQKPGILERILAHEAVGTRFLPATPRR, encoded by the coding sequence ATGAACCTTAAACGTCTGGTGGTCAAAGTCGGAACCAGCCTGGTGGCCCGGAAGGAAGGACTCCTGGATCAAGAACGTCTCGCGCGTTTTGCCCGCGAGCTTTCCGAAGTTCGAAAACAGGGAGTCGATGTGGTCCTGGTCACCTCCGGAGCGATCGCCGCCGGCATGGGGGAACTCGGATGGAAGAAGCGTCCTTCGGAGTTGTCCAAAAAACAAGCGGCGGCCGCGGTGGGCCAGCCCCGGCTCATGGAGAGTTATCGCTACTACTTCCGGCAGGAAGGCGTCAGCGTGGCCCAGGTGCTGCTCACCCGGGAAGATTTTGAGAACAGGACCCGCCGGGAAAACGCCCGCGCAACTCTTTTTACCTTATTTAAGGCCGGTGTGATTCCGATTATTAATGAAAACGACACCGTGGCTGTGGAAGAAATCCGGGTCGGTGACAACGACACGCTGGCCGCGCTCGTGGCGATTCAGGTCAAGGCCGACCTGCTGGTTCTTTTTACGGATGTGGACGGTCTCATGACGGTCCACCCGCAGGATGGCCCGGGGGAACTGATCCCCCTGGTCGACAAAGTGAACGCTCATATCGAAGCGATCGCCCATGCCGTTCCTGGAACCGAAGGGGGCACCGGCGGGATGTCGACCAAAATCCGGGCCGCCAAACTGGCGACGCGGCAGGGTGTGACCCTGGTGATTGCCAACGGCCAAAAACCCGGAATATTGGAGCGCATTCTCGCCCATGAAGCGGTCGGCACCCGCTTTCTTCCCGCAACTCCTCGTCGATAA
- the obgE gene encoding GTPase ObgE: MSTESKDRSMFIDHARIVARGGSGGDGCLSFRREKYVPMGGPDGGNGGKGGDVFLKATPDKKSLLDLTYRPHFYAADGAGGRGSDKYGAGGEDLWVDVPMGTVVYRNGKAIADLKTPGETLKVAQGGRGGRGNAAFKTHRNTAPQLSEKGEPGETCELELQLKLLADVGLIGAPNAGKSTLLSRLTSARPKIAAYPFTTLNPNLGVADWHGTRTIFADIPGLIEGAHAGKGLGHDFLRHIERTRILFHMVDVFGFGPDDAATTIKVIDQELKLYSPILMKKPMVLVVNKMDLTGADQALAQLKKKFKRARFFPISAVTGEGVDALLAYAAKELAKAEPEAAQVEPEEPLRFIVEMDYQVQKEADHFIVTGAKVERLAAMTRFDQQEALKRFQNILKKMGVEKELAHQGAQPGDSVRIGKVEFFYEP, translated from the coding sequence ATGTCCACCGAATCCAAAGACCGATCCATGTTCATCGATCACGCCCGCATTGTGGCGCGCGGCGGCAGCGGCGGCGACGGCTGCCTGTCGTTCCGGCGCGAGAAGTATGTCCCCATGGGCGGCCCCGACGGCGGCAATGGCGGGAAAGGTGGAGACGTCTTTTTGAAGGCTACCCCGGATAAGAAATCACTTCTCGATCTCACGTATCGTCCTCATTTTTATGCGGCGGATGGGGCGGGCGGCAGGGGATCCGATAAATACGGGGCTGGCGGCGAAGACCTTTGGGTCGATGTGCCGATGGGAACCGTTGTCTACCGGAACGGAAAAGCCATCGCCGACCTTAAAACTCCCGGCGAAACGTTAAAGGTGGCCCAGGGTGGCCGCGGCGGGCGCGGCAATGCGGCGTTTAAGACCCATCGCAATACCGCCCCACAGCTCTCTGAAAAAGGGGAGCCTGGCGAGACCTGTGAGCTAGAGCTTCAACTCAAGCTTCTAGCGGATGTGGGTCTCATCGGAGCGCCGAATGCGGGTAAATCCACGCTGCTGTCGCGTCTGACCAGCGCCCGTCCCAAGATCGCGGCTTATCCGTTTACCACCCTCAACCCGAATTTGGGTGTGGCCGACTGGCACGGGACCCGTACGATCTTTGCGGATATCCCCGGCTTGATCGAAGGGGCGCATGCCGGCAAAGGGCTGGGGCACGACTTCCTGCGCCACATCGAACGCACCCGAATTTTGTTTCACATGGTGGATGTGTTCGGGTTCGGCCCGGATGATGCGGCCACAACGATCAAAGTCATTGATCAGGAATTGAAGCTCTATTCTCCGATACTGATGAAAAAACCGATGGTCCTTGTCGTCAATAAAATGGATTTAACCGGAGCGGATCAGGCGCTTGCCCAATTGAAGAAGAAATTCAAACGCGCCCGGTTTTTCCCGATTTCTGCAGTCACGGGTGAAGGCGTCGACGCGCTTCTGGCCTATGCCGCTAAAGAACTGGCGAAAGCAGAACCCGAGGCGGCCCAGGTGGAACCGGAGGAACCGCTGCGCTTTATCGTGGAGATGGACTATCAGGTCCAGAAAGAAGCGGACCACTTTATCGTCACGGGCGCGAAAGTGGAGCGTCTGGCGGCCATGACGCGCTTTGATCAGCAGGAAGCGTTGAAGCGGTTCCAGAATATTCTTAAAAAGATGGGTGTGGAAAAAGAATTGGCCCACCAGGGAGCCCAGCCCGGTGACAGCGTCCGCATCGGTAAGGTAGAATTTTTCTATGAACCTTAA
- the rpmA gene encoding 50S ribosomal protein L27: MASTKSQGSSSNGRDSAGQRLGIKAYGGEVVTAGSIIVRQRGTKFFAGLNVKMGSDNTLFARIPGTVKFEWQSKDRQRISVYPVNAKPA, translated from the coding sequence ATGGCGAGTACAAAATCTCAGGGTAGTTCATCCAACGGTCGCGATTCGGCCGGCCAGCGCTTGGGGATCAAAGCTTACGGCGGAGAAGTCGTGACCGCTGGTTCCATTATTGTTCGCCAGCGCGGGACCAAATTCTTCGCGGGCCTGAATGTGAAAATGGGCTCAGATAACACGCTTTTCGCGCGCATTCCGGGCACGGTGAAGTTCGAGTGGCAGTCCAAAGACCGTCAGCGCATTTCGGTTTATCCGGTCAACGCCAAACCGGCCTGA
- the rplU gene encoding 50S ribosomal protein L21: MYAIIETGGKQYRVEEGTRLRVESLPHQVGEEIALDKVLLLQADSGLKIGKPVVTGAKVTAQVVANDRAKKVIVFKKRSKKTYKKWIGHRQNYTELLIKSITGA; this comes from the coding sequence ATGTACGCAATTATTGAAACAGGCGGCAAACAGTATCGTGTCGAAGAGGGGACCCGTCTCCGGGTGGAGTCGTTGCCTCATCAGGTCGGAGAGGAAATCGCTCTCGATAAGGTCTTATTGCTTCAGGCGGACAGCGGCCTGAAAATCGGCAAACCGGTGGTCACCGGCGCCAAAGTCACGGCGCAAGTGGTGGCCAACGACCGGGCGAAAAAAGTAATCGTCTTCAAAAAACGATCCAAAAAAACATACAAAAAATGGATCGGTCATCGGCAGAACTATACCGAACTGTTGATCAAATCCATTACGGGCGCTTAG
- a CDS encoding Rne/Rng family ribonuclease translates to MDNSENTSNTVDETPKSNPPVESHPPAAPLLLPAPALPDEPLEIVEAPDKDVERFSRHKRITPHQSPYHHGFRRHGERDLRHREPRENGKEQKKEILVNCSPEETRVAVLENDDLIELLIERSESEKIVGNVYKGRVENVLPGISSAFVNIGLEKNAYLYVSDVLPTGKNAPSSQIEKMISRNDIVMLQVAKEAIGTKGVKVTMDISLPGRFLVYMPIAEHLGVSKNIEDRKERDRLRSIVESCAPEKGGVIIRTEAEGADEQALRREMAYLIRLWENISRRYESSPIPSLIHRDLGLVFQTVRDVFTESTSIFLVDSRSEYRDLMEFLDSLSPELKSRVKLYEGKTPLFTAFHIEEQIEKIRSARVDLPSGGYIIIQEAEGLCAIDVNTGKFTGNRSQEETVTATNVEAAEEVARQLRLRNIGGIIVIDFIDMRHARNRQRVMEVLAHHVRTDRAKIKILPITRLGLIEMTRERKRESLFALLGEACPQCHSSGRVLSKDSMYVKLKREILTTTHGRPGNTIKLFLNPAVAQYFQERHQRLEHAVKHHLIIQPDPNLPWEEFRILIE, encoded by the coding sequence ATGGATAATTCTGAGAACACATCAAACACGGTGGATGAGACCCCCAAGTCCAATCCCCCGGTCGAATCGCACCCCCCGGCTGCGCCGTTGTTGTTGCCGGCTCCTGCTCTCCCGGACGAACCGTTGGAAATCGTGGAAGCGCCCGATAAAGACGTGGAACGTTTCTCCCGTCATAAGCGGATCACTCCCCACCAGAGCCCATATCATCACGGTTTCCGCCGCCATGGAGAGCGAGACCTCCGGCACCGCGAACCCCGGGAGAATGGGAAAGAACAAAAAAAAGAGATCCTGGTCAATTGTTCCCCCGAGGAAACCCGTGTGGCTGTCCTTGAAAACGACGATCTGATCGAGCTGCTGATCGAGCGTTCGGAGTCCGAAAAGATCGTTGGAAATGTATACAAAGGCCGTGTGGAAAACGTCCTTCCGGGGATCTCCAGCGCCTTTGTGAATATCGGTCTTGAGAAGAATGCTTATCTGTATGTCAGCGATGTCCTGCCGACGGGCAAAAACGCCCCGTCCTCACAGATCGAGAAGATGATCTCGCGCAATGACATTGTGATGCTGCAGGTGGCCAAAGAAGCGATCGGCACCAAGGGCGTCAAAGTGACCATGGATATTTCACTTCCGGGCCGTTTCCTGGTTTATATGCCTATCGCCGAACATCTGGGGGTGTCCAAAAATATCGAAGACCGCAAGGAGCGCGACCGGTTGCGCAGCATTGTCGAGAGCTGCGCGCCTGAGAAGGGCGGCGTGATTATCCGGACCGAGGCCGAAGGAGCCGACGAACAGGCCCTGCGGCGTGAAATGGCCTACCTGATACGGCTCTGGGAGAATATCTCGCGCCGCTATGAGAGTTCACCCATTCCCAGCTTGATTCATCGCGATCTGGGTCTTGTATTTCAGACGGTGCGGGATGTTTTTACGGAAAGTACGTCCATTTTCCTTGTCGACTCCCGGAGCGAATACCGGGATCTGATGGAATTCCTGGACTCCCTGAGCCCGGAGTTGAAGAGCCGCGTGAAGCTCTATGAAGGGAAAACGCCTTTGTTTACGGCGTTCCATATCGAAGAGCAGATCGAGAAAATCCGGTCCGCGCGCGTGGACCTGCCCTCGGGTGGCTACATCATTATTCAGGAGGCGGAAGGTCTGTGCGCCATTGATGTGAACACCGGCAAGTTTACCGGGAATCGCTCGCAAGAGGAAACCGTGACCGCGACGAACGTGGAAGCGGCTGAAGAGGTAGCCCGCCAGTTGCGCCTGCGGAACATCGGCGGCATTATCGTGATCGACTTTATCGATATGCGGCATGCCCGCAACCGGCAAAGGGTCATGGAAGTATTGGCTCATCACGTGCGCACGGACCGTGCCAAGATCAAGATCCTGCCGATCACGCGACTCGGTCTGATCGAGATGACCCGTGAGCGCAAGCGCGAATCCCTGTTTGCGCTCCTCGGCGAAGCCTGCCCGCAATGCCATTCCAGTGGCCGGGTTCTCTCTAAAGACTCGATGTATGTGAAGCTGAAGCGTGAAATCTTGACCACGACGCACGGCCGGCCCGGGAACACCATCAAATTGTTCCTCAATCCGGCGGTGGCGCAGTACTTCCAGGAGCGCCATCAGCGCCTGGAGCATGCGGTCAAGCATCACTTAATCATTCAGCCGGATCCCAATCTGCCCTGGGAAGAATTCCGCATCCTGATTGAGTAA